The proteins below come from a single Miscanthus floridulus cultivar M001 chromosome 1, ASM1932011v1, whole genome shotgun sequence genomic window:
- the LOC136463641 gene encoding uncharacterized protein yields MPLGQINLPITFGDQFNYKTETLTFEVVGFLGTFHSILGRPCYAKFMAIPNYTYLKLKIPGPHGVITIGTSFQQAYECEVECCDHATAIIAFGELVALKEEVAEEATDVKKSTRSFELVEGSKEVLIDPSSSEGKMVIHSQDAMGRIVKWALELMDQGIMYAP; encoded by the exons atgccactcggacagatcaatctacccattacctttggggatcagttcaattacaagactgagaccctcaccttcgaggtagtaggGTTCCTCGGAACCTTCCActccatcctaggacgtccatgctacgcgaagttcatggccatccccaactacacatacctcaagctgaagataccAGGCccacacggggtcatcaccatcggcacctccttccaacaggcctacgagtgcgaggttgagtgctgcGACCACGCCACAGCAATCATCGCCTTTGGGGAACTCgtcgccctcaaggaggaggtcgccgaagaagcgaCTGACGTGAAGAAATCAACCAGGTCGTTCGAATTggtagagggctccaaggaggtcctcatagaccccagcagctctgagggtaaaatg gtcatccatagccaggacgccatgggaagaatcgtgaagtgggcactcgagctgatggatcaaggcatcatgtATGCCCCCTGA